The genome window AAAGTTTTAAGTTGGAGCACTAAAGGAGGAACGAGTCATCTAAAACGCCATCTTGAAAATGTTTGCAAGAAGTATCAAAAGAATTCGACTAATCAGTTGCTTCTTACTACCCAAATTCAAAAGATCCGATAGAGTATTTCAAATTCAATCAAGAAGAGAGTAGAAAAAATTCTTGCAAAATTTATCATATGTGCTGAGCTTCCATTTTGTATTGTTGAGCACACTGTTTTTCTGGATTTTATGAGATCTCTTCAGCCATTATTCAAAATTATGGGTCGTAAGACTGTAAAACATGATTGTATGGCTTTGTatcaagaagagaggaaaaaattgcatgatGTATTCAAGAACCTAAGTTCTCGGGTTAGTTTCACTACTGATATTTGGACATCAAATCAGAAAATCGGTTACATTTCTTTCACAGCACATTATATTGATTCTGACTTTACTCTGCATAAGAAGATTATTAGTTTCAAGAAACTTCCATACCCTCACACCAGCTTTGCAATTGAAAGATGCTATAAAAAAATGTCTTGTTGAATGAGAATTGGATTATAAAATATGTGCTATTACTTTGGATAATTGCAGCACAAATGATGCTGTAATGAGAAGGCTCCGAGATCACTTTTGTTATTCAATGTTGTTTAGTGGGGGAGTACAGTCATATTAGATGTTGTgcacatatattaaatattatggtttcaggatggaatgaaaatcattcaTGAAGCTATTGAATGTATAAGAGAAATTGTTAGATATGTCTCTGCATCCCCATCTCGAATGCAAGCATTTAATGAAATTCTACAGCATATGAGACTTCCTGCTAGAAAAGGACTCACTTTGGATGTTTCCTACAAGATGGAATTCTACTTATGAAATGTTGCATGATGCACTTGGTTATAAAGATGCTCTTATTAGATATGCAACTGAGCATTCATGTGTATGCCCCACCAATGATGAATGAAAAAAGGCTTCTATaattcttaaatttttagaagccttTCTTGATGCCACTAAAGTATTTTCTGGTTGTAAGTATCCCACATCCAATTTATACCTAAAAGAAGTTTGGGGAATTAGGGCTTTGTTGATGGATGAAAGTATCGATACTGATGAAACAGTGAAGTAATTAACAAAtgagatgctaaagaagtttaacaaatattggtctcagtgcaataatttgttggtaattgcttctattttggatcccagatcaaagttgatatttgtagaattttgttatcaaaaggcatttgagttggaggagtgcaagaaaaagattgaTGATATTCGTGCTTGTCTTTTTCAATTGTATAATGAGTATGTAGATGCAACAAGAATGCATCCCTCTATGAGTTCAAGTGAGCGAACATCTAATTTTGGTGGACAAGGTGATATAAGTTcagtttcttccaaaaaaaaatttggtatgGATTTTGCTCAATTTAGAAGTCAGAGTTCTTCAAAACGCCCTAAGAGATCCGAGTTGGATAGTTATTTGGATGATGATGTACTTCTTGATTTGGAGAATAAGGAGTTTGACATCTTGGCTTAGTGGAAGAGCAATGCAGCAGTCTATCCTATACTATTAAGAATGGCTCGAGATGTTCTAGCTATTCCAGTCTCCACTGTTTCATCTGAGTCAGCATTCAGCACTGGTGGTAGAGTTGTGGATCAGTATCGAAGCTCTTTGAGTCCTTCTACTGTAGAAGCCTTAGTGTGTACCCAAGATTGGCTTCGTGAACAATATGATGAAGGTATAtaaatcttttaaatttatctaatatttttattggcttattgtacttataatttaacatttatgattgatttgtgTGTTTAACAGTTGCAAATTGCTCGAGTTCTGTAACGTTGAATGTAGATGATGACACCCTAGACTTCTGGAGTGGGCAATTTGGGAGAACTGAATGacgataccctcatcagatctaGTTCATACCTAAACTATCAAGTATGAAGTATGTTTGTTGATGGAGTATTTTCATGTGGATCATGGTTATTTGTTGCAAAATTTTATGAGAGTTGTATGTTTTTGAACTGCAGGCCTGAAGCTGACTTCAGGGGGTTTCTCTATTACATGGATATGATGAATATATTATTGTGCAAGGAACAACGACTTCAGgctgatgattttttttatcctcCTATTTTTGATGGAATCCTTTTGTTTGGTTTCAGTTGTATCGTTGCAGTTGGTTGCATGGAATGAATTTTTTTGCAAGTTATCTTCAAACCATCAGATGCTATTTTGTTAATGATCTGTCTGATTGCCTACTTGGTCCATCTTATATTTGATTTAAGTTGAATAGGTTGTTTGCTTGTCGACATTTTTGCTTGTATGTTTTCGTGTACTTGTATTTGCACATACACCTATGTGAAATTGTCCTCTGTGCAGCCGTGCAGGTGATCTGTCCTTTGAGCGTATTAACTTTACCTCAGCAATGCAATCCAAAGGTACGGGCTTCTTACTACAATACTACTACACATTTGTCGAAGCATGTGTATCCACGCCTCCACACATTATTTATGCTTGTGCTGAGATGTACAATGTCTACACTTTCTTGAACCAGAGCACAATAATCATTTTTCTGCTATATAAGAATAGTCTCTAATGCTCTCTCTATTTGGAAGtaatccctttccttcttcttttatcAAAATATCTGTCACTTTTAGAGTATGATCATCAGATACCAGCTTTTGAAACATGACGCCAACCTATAATTCGAATGGAGAAAGCATGTaagacaaaaataaataatatatggaACTGATAAATTAGCATGTGAATTGCAGCAAACGAGCTGGCCCAAACGAGCTGGCCGGGCTCGGGATCGGGCTGGCCCAAACGAGCTGGCCCAAACGGGCCGGCCCAGGTTAGGGCCCAACTGGGCCGGCCCaaatgggctcgggccgggctcgggcctcgTTCCTTTAAAATTTTTCGggccccggcccggcccgaagcccggaaaaaaaattcgggccgggcttgggtaggggtttggcccgacccggcccggcccacttccagccctactgGCAGTCCTTATCAACACGTGTTGATTGTTCTCTTCGGCTGATGGCTCCTCGATCGGGACCAAAGTTGCTCACCTCGGTTGATTGGCTGCTCGTTTGATTCGAAGTTGTTGGCCTTGGTTAATGTCCAAGGTCAAGAAGGAAGGTCTAGCTTGAGGTCGAAGTGTCCAATATTTACTCTAACGATATCTATCTGGATGTTGTAGTTACAACTAAATTGACGTGAATTTGTTGTACAAGATTATAATTTTCCACATGACTAGCTTGATGTGTTGATCTAGCTGTCGAAGATCTAACCTGCATTCTGACCTGGGTTGCCTTGCTGCCAGATGTGGACTATCCGTGCAAGTCCAAATTAGGTCTCGGTGGTTCCATGTATCAATTTTTGTTAGCACGTAACATTGAACAACATGTGCTAATTGATCTGTTGGTTTCAGCAGAGTGCATCGACATTCATGGTTCAGTGTTTTCAAGAGCCTTGATGCTGTCCATCTCAGAGCCAAACGTCATGTTATTAAGAACTTATACATAAATTAGAGACATAAAGCTGTAGGATTGAGACAAAAGATGTCTGTGCTAATAACCAGCAAACAAGCCGTCCAACACACCACTCCATCTACTTTGATTATTTCTACATTGTAATTGTACATGTCAAGTTATATTTTGTATACAAATTTGACAGTGAAGCCTTGCTGCAACAAGCTTTTGAAATGCTCGATCTGAATTTCCTTCTAGGAATCACACTGCTGAGTGGGATTCATGAGCCCACCGAAAGAGCACGAGAGAATCAACTGCGAACAAACGACGCTGTCCCAACTGAAGGCCGGGGCAACTTGGCTAATACAAAAAGTCCCATCGACAAAGCTGCTTTAAGAGGGCCATTAATAAAGCATGGTTTTACACTAGTTTcatacaatgaacctactgtggCACAATTCCGGACACTGGTTGAACCAGAAGGAGCCGTAGATTAGGCTCCAAAATATTAGGTGAAAACCACATGAAGAATCGAATTACTTGACGTGGAAACGATCGCGACTACATACGTGCGGCCAAATCTGAGAGCTTGCGGATGTGGCACTGCAAGCTTTTCACAACACGATCACATGGTTGGAATAATTGTTGGCAAGATCCAGTGCCTATAATTACTTCACATTAGGAGCTGCCCGGTAGCATCAAAGAGCAAACATGGCATCCCACAGAGCTCTAGTTGCAGCTTTTCTTGTGCTTTACCTTTCCCTGGGCATGGCCAGAGGCCGACCAGTGAGGAAGGACTTGGGTGTGGGCTTGGGTGGTGGCTTAGGGCTCGGTGTGGGGCTTGGGCTTGACCTGGGAGGTGGCAATGGCATAACCTCTGGCTCGGGCTCGGGTTCTGGTTCTGCTTTTGCCTCCAGCTCGGGCTCTGGCTCTGGCTTTGGTGCATGGTCTGGCCCTAGCGGCGAGGGGTCTTATGTTTCCTCCGGCCACGGTGCAGGTCTTGGTTCTGGTTATGGCTCCGGCTCGACGTACGGCTCGGGCTCGAGCACTGGTTCGGGTGCATCGTCTGGTTTTGGTGGAGGGTCTTACGCTGGGGTTGGCGGAGGCTCGGCGTCTGGCTATGGCTCTGGTGCTGCTAATGGCGCGAGCTCGGGAGCAGGCTTTGGAGGAGGATCTTATACCGGACCGAGGGGGGGCTCGGCATTTGGTCATGGTTTTGGTTCTGCCACTAGCGGGTCTGGCTCTGCAGGGGGATCTTATGCCGCCCCAGGTGGGGCCACCCGTTGTGCACCCGGTGCTTCGGGCAGGGGGAGCTCGGCCTCTAGTGCTGGCTCTAGTACCAGTTCTGGTTCTACCTCCGACACAAGCTCGGGAGCAAATTCCGGTGCATGGTCTGGCTCTAATGGAGGATCTTATGATACTTCAAGCAGGGGCTCAGGTTCCAGTTCCAGCACTAGCTCCGGTTCTACCTCTAAATCCAATTCTGGCGCATGGTCCGGGTCTGGTGGGGGCTCTAATGCAGCCTCTAGTGGGAGCTCCCACTCCAGTTCTGGCTCTAGTTCTTCCTCTGGTTCGACTTCAGAAGCAGGTTCAGGTGCATCATCTATCAGTGGAGAGGGATCTTTTTCGGCTTCGGGCAATGGTGCAGGTTCTGCTTATGCCTCTGGATCAAGCTCGGGAGAAAGTAGTAGTGCAGAGTCTGGCTCTGAAGGAGGATCCTATGCTGCTTCAGGTGGAGGCTCTCACTTTGATTCTGAATCGAGGTCTGCTTCTATCTCAAATGCAGGTGCAGGATCAAGCGCATCTTCTAGTTCGGAAGGAGGATCTTATGCTGCTTCTGGAGGGGACTCGAACTTTGGTTCAACCACAGTCTCTAGATCGAACTCAGGTGCATGGTCTGGTTCTAGTGGGGGATCTTATGCCACCTCGGGAGGAGGATTGAACTCTGGTTCTTTCTCAGATTCTAGCTCTTCCTCCAACGCGGTCTCAGGAGCAGGCTCTGGTGCATGGTCTGGATCCAGTGGAGGATCCTATGCTGCTTCTAATGGGGGCCCTAATGTTGGTTCTACTTCTACCTCTGGTTCAAGCTCTAGGGCAGGGTCTGGCGTATGGACTGGCTTTGGCGGGGGCTCCAATGGTGCTATAGGTCAAGGCTATGGGTATGGATTCGGCTCTGGATCTGGTTTTGCTCAAGGTCGTGGGTATGGGAGTGGTTCTGGGTATGGCTCTGGAGTTGGCTCTGCGGAAGGGCATGCAGACATGAACTGGAGTGGATCTGGTATGGGACATGGCCAAGGATATGGTTCTGGATCTCGATTTGGGTCTAAGGGTGGGCATCTTTGATAGGAATGTGTTTGCAGGCTAAACTTCAACTATTGTATGCCCATGAATAAACCTGGAGCTCATCATCTTTGTTTGCCTTTTACCTCTGTCGCTCGTTACGTAAACTGAGATTGTCAACTAGTGGCCTGCTCTTAAGCACTCGACTTGTACttcttttcatgtttaaatATTTTGCATAATATTGGCGAGAATTATGGTTCTTGATTCGGCATGCTTGGCGGTTTCAATTAAGAATGGCCTTTTTCTTTCTATCTTGCGTTAAGACTGAGCCTCGTTATCATTGGTTCACTACAGTAAAAGTGTGAAAAGCCGACGCTTAAATGCCGACGCTAAGGGAAAGCGTCGGCATTTCCTGCTCCCGCGCCAACCTTTCCCGACGCTCTGGGTGAGCGTGGAAAATTTGAAGCATTGGACGACGCTTAAACGCGTCGTTGTAGACTTGAGGCtacaacgacgcttataagcgtcgccaaGGCCCCCTTAAAACACAGCGCCCGACCCCAAGCCCGCATTCTTGCCCTAGCTACTCCCGATACCCCTTATTTTTCTCTCCGGCGCTGCCCTTGCCTTcgtctccggcgctgcccccatctccctcctctccggcggctgaaagccacgaaTCAGACTTCCTTGACGCCAACGGCCACGTTCCAGAAGGcctacctcctctccggcgtcccGAGGTAGTTTCTCCTACTCCATTCTCTCCCTCCgtctcgcttgttctcctccttctcctccttcctcaacacgctccttctcctcttctttggtATAAGCCTTGATCGAGCTTCGTCCTCGAGAATCACACCAACTATggcaaaaatatgttttaacaAGATCGGAGCAGCTCAAACTAGGTTAGTGCCTCCTTTGTAATGGAGATGAGCAACATTTGATATTAGAGACATCAATATGTGCTGTAAACGATAAGCCACCTACTAAATTTTTTCTCTGCGGAGAAGATGGATTAGGATCGACAAGATCGTGCCTACTGTCTAGACTCTTTTCAGCACTTCTGGGTTACTAATAGATTTTATTATCATGATTCTGCATCATCGACTGCTGTAGTCTCAGGTTAACTTTGGCTGCTCCATTATATTTGAGCATATGAATGAACACCAATGGCTGCAATTTGCTTAGGTTAACTTTACTGAACTGGTTTTTTTCTATGCAAGTAAATTGgctaaactttttcaatatcaaTGGCACCAGTCTATTCAGTTGGAATGATCTTGAAATGCTGATCATCATTGCTAACATCAAATCTTGTCATTTTTTCCTTTGTATAATGGAAGAAACTTGCTCTGCAGTGTATGAGGTGTTGGCTAATGCTTTTCTTGGCATACCATTCATATGTTAAAATGTACTAGCATTTTGCAAGATTTAACAGGTGGAATTATCCATGCATGAGGTGTGCCAGGTGCAATTTGAGCTTGTATCATCAAGTAGTGATGTCTCTCTAATTTtagttcatcatctgatgtgTATTCGTGCGACCATGCATTCTCTCAGGTGTCTCGATTTGGTTCTCGCACAAATAATGGTTATATGGTACATTTAGAATCCAGGTAGAAAATCCTTGGTGGAATTATAAGTCTGTAGTGGACGGGTTGAGTAACGTCCATATAGTTGTGCACAAGTGTTGCTGTACTACCTCTGATTAGTTGGTCGCGCTACTAGTAGTATTATGGCTACTAGTAGGGTTACAACTTCAATTCATTTGTTGTCAAGATGTGAACCTTGGGTACCGTTATTTACTTTCAATTTAAACTAAGCTATGTTGGTCTTATTATTTTTCTCTGTTAAATGGGAGTTCTGGAACTTTTAATGGTTCTGTCAATTTTGTGGATGATGTATTATTGACCCAAATTCAGGTGCTGATAGCAACGTGCAACATGTTAGATGGTTCTGGCCGTCATGGTTGCTTTCATTTTGTGCATAACGTATTTTGTCTCATTCGAGTCATTACATCAAATGATCTGGTCTGAGTTTAGTTTAAGACCAAGGCATATTTGTGAACCTGTTGGTGTCAATGCCTGTCCTCCATACCAAATACATTCTTTCTTGAGAGTTTGGTATGACTGTTTTATTTATGGACAGGAGGTTGTTCGGATCGAAGCTTCCCTCGTGAGACAGTAAAACTGACCCTTTGATCGTGAATCCTTGTCTTATCAAGTTGGGCGAGGACTGATTGTATCAGATCTGGTAATGTTTGTGCCTGACCAAAGCCTGTACTGGTTGCAGGTTTTGGTTTTGCTTTAGGGTTGTCTGATTGTCTCTTGGTCTTATTAGGAGTACTCATGAAGTTCCGCTTTGGGGAAGTGGTTTAATGAAAACAGGGGAAAATTTGGTTGTGTATTACTATTTGGTAGGGTTTTAGAGCAATCAGTTTTCCAGAACAGGTTTTATGAAAATAACGAAGCATTTTAATAAAACTCAACTTCAAAATCACTAGGAAAAGGAGGTGCGTCCAGTTTCCTTATTTGATTttctaattgtttttttttattttctgttaAAAAAgacttcctttcctttttcataGGTTTGCTTGTGAGCATAAAGCATCTGTTCCGTAAGTCCTTTTTTTGGTGGAGCTGGGTTAAAATTTCTTTAAAGCAATAATTTATCTGATGTTTTTAGTGTTGGGAGTTCCTAATGTTATGAAACTAGTTGTTTCTCTTTCTTCTGTCAATTTTGTTAAATGCATAGAGATGCATGGCCTCTTTGGTGCATGGAGTTCTTTGTGATCTTGTTAATTGAATTTACAGCATGGTTAATTTATCAAGGTTTCAGAAATAATCAAGTTCTGTTTACAGATGTTTGAAATGATATTGACATCAGTTAACAATACCTGAGTTGATGACCGATTTGAATGATTAATGAAAACTTGATAGGAGATATTCTAAAAATTTGCATGGAATGTTTAGATAGGATAGGTGTCAGACCCACTGCGCGTGTAGGTCCTCCTTCCTGTTGATGGACAGCATGGAAGTTCTAAGGGCAGCTTCTAACTTTcccttcttgattttttttttatttatttatacaccAAGAAACATTCTGCAAGGAGCCAAAATAGGGATAGTAATCAGCTGGTCCTAAGGATCTGACATAAATCTGACTTGATCTGACCCGAATCGACCCGTTAGAAAACCAGAAATATCCGACATGAACCGAACAACAGCCATATAAGGCCATACTGCGCTTTGCATCTAGAGGATATCATATCAGGTTAAAAGGTGTGTAACATGCAAACCCTGTACTTCTATGTTATGCCTTATTTGAGAGTTTTAGCAGTTAGACCTTTATTAATTTTCACAACCAAATATAATGAAAAACAcggtgtttttttttaaatttttgcataCTCAAATTTCAAACTGTGGTGCAGTGCGTTAGTGTAGCTgttcattattatttgattagtGGAATTTGATCCTCCAGATTATCCTTGGTAATAAAGTAAcaagaatatttaattatttgccATTATCATAGATTTTATGATTTACTCATGAATTGCCCATGACTGATTCAAAAACTTTGATGCCTTACAAATTAATGATGCTATATGTTGTTACTGGTGGTCTTGTTTTTGCTACTATTTATGGTTAGTTCTCaccaattctatttttcttgtgAAGAAATATAATAGATAGTTCAATAATCAaagtttctttatttttgttgtttttctaATCTTTGATCACCAGAAATCTTTCCAAACGTGAATTGTCCTCATTAGCTGAACTGTGCCCAAGAGCTCTAGAGTATAGAGATCAAATTGGTTTGGTATTAGAGTATCCATGTCATTCAATTGGAGCACATGTTAAACAACTGATGATCAAAAAGATTGACACAATAGAAGCTTATACATGTTAAACAACTGATAGTTCAAGCAAGCTATATGTCCTAATTAGAGTAGGATAAGTGCAAAGTTTAGACCAAAAAAGGAATCTTATATTCTAGTTGTTCAGTAGATGCAGGGAGACATTCTTGTTGTATCAATATCATCGAATAtactttatattatatttaatgtaGCTTTCTTCTTGAGAACATGATTTTGAATTAAATATTCTGGCAGAACTTTTCCTGCCTGTCTAGCTACTATCTATGCTTTAACTATCATAGCTGGTATCCCAGTAGTTTAGGATACCAGCTATGAGTTTTTTTTAAGAGCTACGACATTGGCATCTCAAATAGAGCATCATGAAATACGAAAATACATGCTCTTCTGAGAAGCATTATCTTCATTCCAGACAACATATTCGGACATTTAAACATATCAACAACTTGCAAGGATAAGAAATCAAACAGTAGGTGAGTTGATGTTTCTCGAACTGGTTGTTGTTGACAttcttaaataaatttcatGTGTTCATGCTTGTGTTGGTACATCCACAGGGATTGTAGGTGAAGAGCCCTCTCTTTCACCCCTTTCACCGACACTGTTATCTGCAAACTTTAAGCTTGCTGAGTGGTAACCTTTCTCTTTCTCATTCTCATTCCATTCAGCTGCATAATATACTTCTTCTGTTGCATTTTActtaattttgtttatcttttttttaaaaactgcagttcaatcggtattctaatagaatggacaaaagttggataaataagttaaGATCTAGTACTGAatatttggatggagttcagaatttcattaagtttgcttttgagaaatctaatatgaacggaaagattttatgtccatgtcaaaaatgtgtaaatggttctgctcttgatccaaaaattgttgaagaacatttggtatggaatgGTTTTCTAAAGGGTTATACTGAATGGGTACTCCATGGAGAGTTCATACCTTCATGTAACCAACCCTCCGATCTAGAAGACACCTTCAATTTTGGATGTAGTGTCACGGAACAAAATTCTGTagaagaagatgatataaggggcCTACTTAGAGATGCTCTTGGACATAATATCAGAACTGTAGGAGAAGATGAGCGTGCAGTTATTGATCAGTCCATGCATGTTGAGGAATCTATACATGCTGATGACACAGCTTATTATGATAACTTGGTGAAAGATTGTGATCAAGAACTGTATccgggttgtaagaattttacgaagatttcttttcttctgcatttattacatttgaaatatttgaatgggtggtccagcaagtcttttaccatgcttcttcaattattaaaggatgCATTTCCGGAAGGTGTTACTCTGCCATCATCTtcatatgaagccaaaaaactgATAAAAGAGTTGGACCTTGGATATGAGAAGATACACAGTTGTCCGAATGACTGCATTTTATATCGTGGTGAAAATAGGAACCAAGAGTCGTGCCGAATATGTGGAACCCCACGATGGGGAAAACATAAAGATGACGAGAATGATTCGTTGACTGAAGTGGATGCTGAACCGACTAAGAAAAAACCGGCTAAAATTTTGAGGTATTTTCCTCTTATACCAAGATTGAAAAGGATGTTTGCATCACCGAAGACGGCTTCCTCGATGAGATGGCATGACGAAGGTCGTACAAAGGATGGAATGTTACGACACCCAGCGGATAGTCCcgcatggaaagcatttgatgataggcatcccgaatttgcttctgatgcTCGCAGTGTCAGACTGGGTTTGGCGActgatgggtttaatccctttcgAACTATGAGTTCTACATACAGCACTTGGCCGGTTGTTTTGGTTCCATATAATTTACCTccatggatgtgtatgaaacagtcttcactcattttgtcaatggttattccaggtgataagggcccaggtaatgatattgatgtttttttgcAGCC of Phoenix dactylifera cultivar Barhee BC4 unplaced genomic scaffold, palm_55x_up_171113_PBpolish2nd_filt_p 001230F, whole genome shotgun sequence contains these proteins:
- the LOC103719522 gene encoding keratin, type I cytoskeletal 9-like, whose amino-acid sequence is MASHRALVAAFLVLYLSLGMARGRPVRKDLGVGLGGGLGLGVGLGLDLGGGNGITSGSGSGSGSAFASSSGSGSGFGAWSGPSGEGSYVSSGHGAGLGSGYGSGSTYGSGSSTGSGASSGFGGGSYAGVGGGSASGYGSGAANGASSGAGFGGGSYTGPRGGSAFGHGFGSATSGSGSAGGSYAAPGGATRCAPGASGRGSSASSAGSSTSSGSTSDTSSGANSGAWSGSNGGSYDTSSRGSGSSSSTSSGSTSKSNSGAWSGSGGGSNAASSGSSHSSSGSSSSSGSTSEAGSGASSISGEGSFSASGNGAGSAYASGSSSGESSSAESGSEGGSYAASGGGSHFDSESRSASISNAGAGSSASSSSEGGSYAASGGDSNFGSTTVSRSNSGAWSGSSGGSYATSGGGLNSGSFSDSSSSSNAVSGAGSGAWSGSSGGSYAASNGGPNVGSTSTSGSSSRAGSGVWTGFGGGSNGAIGQGYGYGFGSGSGFAQGRGYGSGSGYGSGVGSAEGHADMNWSGSGMGHGQGYGSGSRFGSKGGHL